A portion of the Acidobacteriaceae bacterium genome contains these proteins:
- a CDS encoding LysR substrate-binding domain-containing protein, whose protein sequence is MELRHLRYFTAVVQWNGYREAARQRNIAQPALSQAVSELEEELGLKLFNREKRRARLTPEGEVFYVEAVRVLEQAQHAIDAARRAARGEIGTLRIGFLGSATSSFLPDLIRLYRQRYPGVKLVLEELTPLQQDEAFARGELDVGFTRPLTRDQAALFNTRSIYKEPLLVAMPDHCAPKGKSVALNTFEGKPLILFHRRGAPGLYDSITALCKEAGFVPRVEYEPNMMQTVLSLVASEAGAAIVPACVSNLRADGVKFLRLTPDEARVELIATWLKGVPSVVLQSFLDLLETESLTILAKVKNHVP, encoded by the coding sequence TTGGAGCTAAGACATCTTCGTTATTTCACTGCAGTGGTTCAGTGGAACGGCTACCGCGAGGCCGCAAGGCAGCGGAATATCGCGCAGCCTGCGCTGAGCCAGGCCGTGTCTGAGCTGGAGGAAGAGCTTGGGCTGAAGCTGTTCAATCGCGAGAAGCGGCGCGCCCGTCTCACACCCGAAGGCGAGGTGTTTTACGTTGAGGCCGTGCGTGTTCTGGAGCAGGCTCAGCACGCGATAGATGCAGCCCGCCGAGCCGCACGTGGTGAGATCGGAACGCTGCGCATTGGCTTCCTGGGGTCAGCAACGTCGTCGTTCCTTCCCGATCTGATTCGCTTGTATCGGCAGCGCTACCCTGGGGTGAAGCTTGTGCTGGAAGAACTGACGCCACTGCAGCAGGACGAAGCGTTCGCTCGTGGGGAGCTGGACGTGGGTTTCACGCGCCCACTCACCCGCGATCAGGCAGCACTGTTCAACACGCGCTCTATTTACAAGGAACCTCTGCTGGTCGCGATGCCCGATCACTGCGCGCCAAAAGGGAAGAGCGTGGCGCTGAATACGTTTGAAGGCAAGCCTTTGATCCTCTTCCATCGTCGTGGCGCACCGGGCTTATACGACAGCATCACGGCTTTGTGTAAGGAAGCAGGCTTTGTTCCGCGCGTGGAGTACGAGCCGAACATGATGCAGACCGTGCTCTCGCTTGTGGCTTCCGAAGCTGGAGCCGCGATCGTCCCTGCCTGCGTAAGCAATCTCCGCGCAGATGGCGTGAAGTTTCTGCGTCTTACTCCCGATGAGGCTCGCGTCGAGTTGATCGCAACCTGGCTGAAGGGCGTGCCATCCGTGGTCCTGCAGTCATTCCTCGATCTGCTGGAAACGGAGTCCCTCACCATTTTGGCTAAGGTAAAAAACCATGTGCCATGA
- a CDS encoding carboxymuconolactone decarboxylase family protein, with amino-acid sequence MSNATATETLFQPLTVATAPEASKPILENIQKGFGFIPNLMATFANSPTVLQGYLAMDGVFEKGTFSPIERQLILLAASEENKCNYCAAAHSTIAKAFLHAPAETIAAVRDGKPVADKKQNALVNLVREIVRERGFASPATVEAFLEAGYQKPQVMELLLGVALKTVSNYLDHLSPATIDQAFAAEAR; translated from the coding sequence ATGTCGAACGCTACCGCTACCGAAACCCTGTTCCAGCCGCTCACCGTTGCCACCGCACCTGAGGCTTCCAAGCCGATTCTCGAGAACATTCAGAAGGGCTTTGGCTTTATCCCGAACCTGATGGCCACGTTCGCCAACAGCCCCACCGTACTGCAGGGTTACCTTGCCATGGATGGCGTTTTTGAGAAGGGCACGTTCTCGCCCATCGAGCGTCAGCTGATCCTGCTCGCTGCGAGCGAAGAGAACAAATGCAACTACTGCGCAGCCGCACACTCCACCATTGCCAAGGCTTTCCTCCACGCACCTGCTGAGACGATCGCTGCCGTTCGCGATGGCAAGCCCGTGGCAGACAAGAAGCAGAACGCGTTGGTGAATCTGGTTCGCGAGATTGTGCGTGAGCGCGGCTTTGCTTCGCCTGCAACTGTGGAGGCATTCCTCGAAGCGGGCTACCAGAAGCCGCAGGTGATGGAACTGCTGCTTGGCGTCGCGCTGAAGACGGTCTCGAACTACCTTGACCATCTCTCCCCGGCAACGATCGACCAGGCCTTTGCAGCGGAAGCTCGGTAA
- a CDS encoding peroxiredoxin-like family protein: MATQVLQTTNELDAARDHYRNEVIPADKLKIMDAATEELIRSALRESSLSEGNRAQDFILMDAHGTPVRLQQLLSAGPVVIAFYRGGWCPYCNIELRGLQRALPEIQKLGASLVAISPQLPDNSLSTEEKNGLQFPVLSDVGNKVARRFGIVFTLPNDLLETYNQFQHGLAMMNGETGATELPIPATFVLDRSGIIKLAYVDEDYTRRLDPEIVLDTLRQLSATDQGGKQ; the protein is encoded by the coding sequence ATGGCGACGCAGGTATTGCAAACAACAAACGAACTCGACGCAGCCCGCGATCACTATCGCAATGAAGTGATCCCGGCTGACAAGCTGAAGATCATGGATGCTGCGACGGAAGAACTGATCCGTAGCGCTCTCCGCGAGTCTTCTCTCAGCGAAGGCAACCGTGCGCAGGACTTCATTCTCATGGACGCGCACGGCACACCGGTTCGCCTGCAGCAGTTGCTGTCGGCCGGCCCAGTAGTGATCGCGTTTTATCGCGGAGGATGGTGCCCGTACTGCAACATCGAACTTCGCGGCCTGCAGCGAGCACTGCCGGAGATTCAGAAGCTCGGCGCTTCGCTGGTTGCGATCTCACCGCAGCTCCCGGACAACTCCTTATCAACCGAGGAGAAGAACGGCCTGCAGTTTCCCGTGCTTAGCGATGTAGGTAACAAAGTGGCACGGCGCTTCGGCATCGTCTTCACACTGCCCAATGACCTTCTGGAGACCTACAACCAGTTTCAGCATGGTCTGGCGATGATGAACGGAGAGACCGGCGCAACGGAGTTGCCGATCCCGGCCACGTTTGTGCTCGACCGCAGCGGCATCATCAAACTCGCCTACGTGGATGAAGACTACACACGCAGGCTCGATCCGGAGATCGTGCTCGACACACTCCGCCAACTGAGCGCCACAGATCAAGGAGGCAAACAGTGA